Proteins from one Impatiens glandulifera chromosome 2, dImpGla2.1, whole genome shotgun sequence genomic window:
- the LOC124927160 gene encoding protein DEHYDRATION-INDUCED 19 homolog 3 — protein sequence MDADSWAARLSSASKRYQATLHSRSDLFMGFEEIDEDDVREEFPCPFCSDYFDIVGLCCHIDDDHPIEARNGVCPVCAMRVGIDMVAHITLQHGNIFKMQRKRKTRKGGSFSTLSLLRRELREGNLQSLLGGSSCMVTPDNAAPDPLLSSFILPMVDDFGSTQSQSSSSGKVSTKKDTNENVSERPGQSTAATPLSVKDQEEKSRRSKFVQGMLLSTIFDDKL from the exons ATGGACGCTGATTCATGGGCTGCTCGTCTCTCTTCTGCCTCCAAGCGTTATCAAGCGACTCTTCATTCGCGATCCG ATTTATTCATGGGTTTTGAAGAAATCGATGAGGATGATGTAAGAGAGGAGTTCCCTTGCCCCTTTTGTTCCGACTACTTTGATATTGTTGGTTTGTGCTGTCACATAGACGATGATCATCCAATAGAGGCAAGAAATGGG GTTTGTCCAGTTTGTGCAATGAGGGTGGGAATTGACATGGTTGCCCATATAACCTTGCAGCATGGGAATATATTTAAG ATGCAGAGGAAGAGGAAAACACGTAAAGGTGGATCCTTCTCAACACTTTCTTTGTTAAGGAGAGAACTTCGGGAAGGAAATCTTCAGTCTCTTCTTGGAGGGTCATCCTGCATGGTAACTCCAGACAATGCAGCGCCAGATCCGTTGTTGTCATCCTTTATTTTGCCTATGGTCGATGATTTTGGTAGCACACAGTCTCAGTCATCCTCATCTGGAAAAGTGTCAACTAAGAAAGATACAAATGAAAATGTTTCAGAGAG GCCTGGGCAGTCTACTGCTGCTACTCCGTTATCAGTGAAAGACCAGGAAGAGAAATCAAGGCGATCTAAGTTCGTCCAGGGGATGTTACTGTCCACCATATTCGATGACAAGTTATGA
- the LOC124925755 gene encoding exonuclease DPD1, chloroplastic/mitochondrial: MRTVAMCLSILPRCRIHSFASSCLENSQRHHPGNRISLRFLSSKTLSSLEGGEQKSKKWTRKSIMTNTEGLKGDGASKSKISNNIKYNLSVETTDGLNVEKSETRELDIIQNCDVQQKMIESEELARLVTVISFDLETSGLNRSCDCVIEMAMQDLAGGKNSTFQTLVNPDCVIKNSEFHGITTDMVNQPHVPRMKDLIPILLAYVKSRQKPGGIVLLVAHNGRNFDVPFLINEFNRNNFDIPHDWHFLDTLPLAREVMKSKVAELKSAKISLSLQSMREYYNIAPIGSAHRAMSDVNTLSQVFQRMTFDLKLPTSGLIERSFRQSDLVKTAKKTSQARPKKC; this comes from the exons ATGAGAACAGTGGCCATGTGCTTGTCAATTTTACCTAGATGCAGAATTCATAGTTTTGCTAGTTCATGTTTGGAAAATTCCCAAAGACATCATCCTGGAAACAGGATCAGTTTAAGATTTCTTAGTTCCAAAACGCTGTCTAGCCTTGAAGGAGGAGAACAAAAGAGTAAGAAATGGACCAGGAAATCCATTATGACAAACACGGAAGGGTTAAAAGGGGACGGTGCAAGCAAAAGCAAAATAAGCAATAATATCAAGTACAACTTATCAGTAGAAACAACTGATGGGTTAAATGTAGAGAAGTCGGAAACAAGAGAATTGGATATAATTCAGAATTGTGATGTACAACAGAAGATGATAGAGTCTGAAGAGTTGGCCAGGCTTGTTACTGTCATTTCTTTTGATCTTGAGACCTCTGGGTTAAACAGGTCGTGTGACTGTGTTATTGAGATGGCTATGCAGGACCTTGCAGGTGGTAAAAATAGTACTTTCCAGACGTTGGTAAATCCTGATTGTGTTATAAAAAATTCTGAATTCCATGGTATTACAACTGATATGGTTAATCAACCCCATGTTCCGAG GATGAAAGACCTAATTCCTATATTACTTGCGTATGTGAAAAGTCGACAGAAACCTGGGGGAATTGTTCTGTTGGTTGCTCATAATGGTCGTAATTTTGATGTACCATTcctaattaatgaatttaaccGTAACAACTTCGATATTCCTCATGACTGGCATTTCTTAGACACACTTCCTCTTGCCCGTGAAGTTATGAAATCAAAAG TAGCAGAATTGAAGTCTGCAAAGATTTCACTTTCACTTCAATCCATGAGGGAATACTATAATATCGCACCCATTGGATCAGCTCATAGGGCTATGTCAGACGTGAATACATTATCACAGGTTTTTCAAAGGATGACTTTTGATCTGAAGCTGCCCACTTCTGGACTCATTGAAAGATCCTTCAGACAGTCTGATTTGGTAAAAACAGCAAAGAAGACATCTCAGGCTAGGCCGAAGAAATGTTAG